GCCTTTATGTATGATGAAACGATTGCGACAGCACTTGTACAAACCTTTGAGCACGACCTGCATGTATCGCGAGAAATGACGCTCGATGAATACCAAAAACGTAGTCTCATTATCCGCTTCAAAGAAGCCATTTCCCGTCTGCTATCTCCGATTTTGTAGTGGTGGCACTCCGATGACAGAACATCCTTCCGATCGCTGTTATCCCCAGATTTTTTTGATTCTCTATTCTAAAGGGGAAAATCCGGGGATAAAGGCGAACGTTCCACTTCTTCAGGATATTTCTGTCCTCTCCGTTATGTGAAATGTTAAGTTGAACTTTTAATAATAGAAAAGCAGGTACTCCCTCTCCGTTATCTCAGAGGAGGGCGTACCTGCTTTTTTTCTTAAATTTTCAAACTTATGAGCCTACACGGCTCACTCGCCGTATTTTAAACTCGTTCACACATGTTCTCCCCGCTTAAAACCTTCGCCGAGCACTTCGTGCGCGTTACTGATAATGACAAATGCTCCCGGGTCCACAGACCGGATCAATGCCTTGAGTCTTGGCACTTCATTTTGTCCAACCACTACCATCAGTACGGTTCGTTGGTCGTCGGTGTAACCGCCTTTTGCCTCCAGCTTTGTTAATCCGCGATCCAGGTCATCCAGAATCACTTTGCTAATCGCTTCGGTCTGGTTGGAGATAATATAAGCCACCTTGGAAAAGCCTAGGCCCATCTCAACAGCATCGATCACTTTACCAGTAACATACAACCCAATCAGCGCATAGAGGGACTGCTCCAACGACAATACAAAAGCAGCCATAATAATAACCGTAGCATCCATGATGACTACACACAGCGAGTAACTCAATCCACTGTATTTCTGCACAATCCTGGCGAGAATGCTCATGCCCCCTGTTGATCCTCTACCTCGGTATACAATTCCGATACCGAGACCAACGCCAATTCCTCCATATAGTGAACCAAGTAGCGGATTGGTTGTTGGAATGGCCCAATCCTTCGTGAGATAGACTAACAGTGGCAGAACAATGCTGCCCAATACAGAGCGCACACCATACTGCTTCCCAATGAGCAGGAAACCCGCGATCAGGAGTGGAATGTTAATCGCCCACTGGGTGTATGCCGGCTCCAGATTGAGCCACTCCTTGCCCAGGATGGATAACCCGGACACCCCACCTGAAGCGATCTGATTCGGTAATAAAAATAAATTAAAGGCCACTGCGATTAAAAACGAGCCTACAATGATAGATACCGTATCCACGACGTTTCTCCATGGACCATTGAGTGGAATGAGGCTAGTTATCCTCTTTTTGCGGTTATTATGAAATTGTGATCGTTGTTGCATGTTCTCGTGCTCTCCTTTTATGTGACTGATCAGTTGTTCGCTCATTTTTTCTATCCTATAAAATTATTCAAAAAAAAGCTCCCGTATACACCAGCATACGCCTACACGTATGGGTCCATACAGGAACTTATATTAATCGGTTTCTACTTTAATCTGGCTACGCAAATAACCATCGATGAATGCATCGAGGTCGCCGTCCATTACTGCCCCTGTATTTCCAGTCTCTACGCTTGTACGGTGATCCTTTACCATACTATAGGGATGGAACACATAGGAGCGAATCTGGCTACCCCATGAAATATCCGACTGATCTCCTCGGATTTCATCCAGCTGTTGTTTTTGCTCTTCAATTTTACGCTCATACAATTTCGAACGAAGCATCTTCATCGCCCGCTCACGGTTCTTGATCTGTGAACGTTCATTCTGACACGTTACAACTACACCTGTCGGAAGGTGGGTAATCCGCACGGCTGAGTCGGTGGTATTGATATGCTGTCCACCCGCGCCACTCGCACGGTAGGTATCAATCTTGAGATCCTCTGTGCGGATGTCCAATTCAATCGTGTCATCAATCTCCGGTACCACATCACAGGATACGAAGGACGTATGTCTACGGCCCGATGAGTCAAAAGGAGAGATCCGCACCAGTCGGTGTACACCCTTCTCGGCTTTCAGATAACCATAAGCATTGTGCCCCTTGATCGATAGCGTGACGCTCTTGATCCCCGCCTCATCTCCTGGCAGATAATCCAGCACCTCAACCTTGAAGCCACGCTTC
This Paenibacillus xylanexedens DNA region includes the following protein-coding sequences:
- a CDS encoding YitT family protein, which gives rise to MQQRSQFHNNRKKRITSLIPLNGPWRNVVDTVSIIVGSFLIAVAFNLFLLPNQIASGGVSGLSILGKEWLNLEPAYTQWAINIPLLIAGFLLIGKQYGVRSVLGSIVLPLLVYLTKDWAIPTTNPLLGSLYGGIGVGLGIGIVYRGRGSTGGMSILARIVQKYSGLSYSLCVVIMDATVIIMAAFVLSLEQSLYALIGLYVTGKVIDAVEMGLGFSKVAYIISNQTEAISKVILDDLDRGLTKLEAKGGYTDDQRTVLMVVVGQNEVPRLKALIRSVDPGAFVIISNAHEVLGEGFKRGEHV
- the prfB gene encoding peptide chain release factor 2 (programmed frameshift), with translation MIDPNVKHDLREIGKKLTNLRGSLDLDLKQEMIGNFEVKMSAPDFWDDSDKAQSVIAELNAVKGSVDQYTKLQQDYDDAVMMVELADEEGDEDLAAEIGRSVTAIVSKVAEFELQLLLNQPYDKMDAILELHPGAGGTESQDWGQMLLRMYTRWSEKRGFKVEVLDYLPGDEAGIKSVTLSIKGHNAYGYLKAEKGVHRLVRISPFDSSGRRHTSFVSCDVVPEIDDTIELDIRTEDLKIDTYRASGAGGQHINTTDSAVRITHLPTGVVVTCQNERSQIKNRERAMKMLRSKLYERKIEEQKQQLDEIRGDQSDISWGSQIRSYVFHPYSMVKDHRTSVETGNTGAVMDGDLDAFIDGYLRSQIKVETD